A region of Centropristis striata isolate RG_2023a ecotype Rhode Island chromosome 17, C.striata_1.0, whole genome shotgun sequence DNA encodes the following proteins:
- the rab1ba gene encoding zRAB1B, member RAS oncogene family a, which produces MNPEYDYLFKLLLIGDSGVGKSCLLLRFADDTYTESYISTIGVDFKIRTIELDGKTIKLQIWDTAGQERFRTITSSYYRGAHGIIVVYDVTDQESYNNVKQWLQEIDRYASENVNKLLVGNKCDLTTKKVVDYTTAKEFADSLAIPFLETSAKNATNVEQAFMTMAAEIKKRMGPGATAGGDKPNLKIESTPVRQSGGGCC; this is translated from the exons tgaTTATTTGTTCAAGCTCCTGCTCATTGGAGACTCTGGAGTGGGAAAGTCCTGTCTTCTGCTGCGCTTTGCT GACGACacttacacagagagctacatcAGCACCATCGGAGTGGACTTTAAGATCCGCACCATCGAGCTGGATGGCAAGACCATCAAACTGCAGATt TGGGACACTGCAGGTCAGGAGAGGTTCCGCACCATCACCTCCAGTTACTACCGCGGCGCTCATGGCATCATAGTCGTATATGACGTAACGGATCAG GAGTCCTATAACAACGTCAAGCAGTGGCTTCAGGAAATCGACCGCTACGCCAGTGAAAATGTCAACAAGCTTCTGGTGGGCAACAAGTGTGACCTGACCACTAAGAAAGTAGTGGACTACACAACAGCCAAG GAGTTCGCTGACTCTCTGGCCATCCCGTTCCTGGAGACCAGCGCCAAGAACGCCACCAACGTAGAGCAAGCCTTCATGACCATGGCAGCCGAGATCAAGAAGCGAATGGGCCCCGGGGCCACCGCCGGCGGAGACAAGCCCAACTTGAAAATCGAGAGCACCCCCGTCAGGCAGTCTGGAGGGGGCTGCTGTTAA